A single genomic interval of Planktothrix sp. FACHB-1365 harbors:
- a CDS encoding RloB family protein, whose product MNKKKSSIKNKKEITNRGYLDRNNTVERRGNPRKRLLIVCEGQETEPNYFNNLYKNLNRGHLYIQVKGEGRVTLSLVERAIELRNEDGEYNEVWCVFDRDFKSENKNQQNFNAAIALALRENIRLAISNDAFELWYLLHYEYYISETHRDNLSQKLEERLGKKYNKNLDLYEKYLKQRQQTAIKNAENLWKDISSDTTKAIYFDKQHPEKFPEITDQLIHELTRQHNINPSTTVYSLVQRLIYLSENDQTSICSEI is encoded by the coding sequence ATGAACAAAAAGAAGTCTTCCATTAAAAACAAAAAAGAAATAACAAATCGTGGTTACTTAGACAGAAATAATACCGTAGAACGTCGAGGAAACCCTCGCAAAAGATTGTTAATTGTTTGTGAAGGTCAAGAAACTGAACCTAATTATTTTAATAATTTATATAAAAATCTTAACAGAGGACATCTTTATATTCAAGTAAAAGGAGAAGGTAGAGTTACATTAAGTTTAGTAGAAAGAGCAATAGAATTAAGAAATGAAGATGGAGAATATAATGAAGTTTGGTGTGTTTTTGATCGAGATTTTAAATCAGAAAATAAGAATCAACAAAATTTTAATGCCGCGATCGCTCTCGCTTTAAGAGAGAACATTAGATTAGCAATTTCAAATGATGCTTTTGAACTTTGGTATTTATTACATTATGAGTATTATATAAGTGAAACCCATAGAGATAATTTATCTCAAAAATTGGAAGAAAGACTTGGTAAAAAGTACAATAAAAACCTTGATTTATATGAAAAATATCTTAAACAACGTCAACAAACAGCTATCAAAAATGCAGAAAATCTATGGAAAGATATTTCATCGGATACAACAAAAGCAATTTATTTTGATAAGCAACACCCTGAAAAATTCCCTGAAATAACAGATCAGTTAATTCATGAACTCACTCGACAACATAATATTAATCCATCGACCACAGTATATAGTTTAGTCCAGAGATTAATCTATCTTTCTGAGAATGATCAAACCTCTATTTGTTCTGAAATTTAA